A region of Ochotona princeps isolate mOchPri1 chromosome 2, mOchPri1.hap1, whole genome shotgun sequence DNA encodes the following proteins:
- the LOC105942061 gene encoding small ribosomal subunit protein eS27-like, whose product MPLARDLLHPSLEEEKKKHKKKWPVQSPNSCFMDVKHPGCYKITTVFSHAQTVVLCVGCCTALGQPMGGKAWLPESLSFRRKQH is encoded by the coding sequence ATGCCTCTAGCCAGAGATTTGCTGCACCCCTCcttggaggaggaaaagaagaagcaTAAAAAGAAATGGCCGGTTCAGAGTCCAAACTCTTGCTTTATGGATGTAAAACATCCAGGTTGCTACAAGATCACCACTGTGTTCAGCCATGCCCAGACAGTGGTTCTCTGTGTGGGCTGCTGCACTGCGCTGGGCCAACCCATGGGAGGGAAGGCCTGGCTCCCAGAAAGCCTTTCCTTTAGAAGAAAGCAACATTAG